One genomic region from Croceicoccus sp. YJ47 encodes:
- the lgt gene encoding prolipoprotein diacylglyceryl transferase: MLQILASAANDAPIYWENLGLRPGIELGWFTLRWYSLAYLAGILVGYWHLSRMLKAPGAPMAQRHAEDLFFWCTLGIIVGGRLGYAAFYDPSLWTGWTSGETVSWDLLRLWDGGMSFHGGVAGVLAAIAWVSHRGQLQFLRVCDYIAVNVPFGMMFGRLANFVNGELWGRPADVPWAMVFPRAGPLPRHPSQLYEAGLEGLLLILVMLALFWMTRARWRPGLLVGTFTAGIAFARFIVEFFREPDAQLAEFAAETGLSMGQWLTLPLIAIGLFFVVRALRKPALGQQPDARRDAATGAV; the protein is encoded by the coding sequence GTGTTGCAGATATTGGCCAGCGCCGCGAACGATGCGCCGATCTACTGGGAAAATCTCGGCCTGCGTCCGGGCATCGAACTCGGCTGGTTCACCCTGCGCTGGTATTCGCTGGCCTATCTTGCGGGGATTCTCGTCGGGTATTGGCATCTGTCCCGCATGCTGAAGGCGCCGGGCGCGCCCATGGCGCAGCGCCATGCGGAGGATCTGTTCTTCTGGTGTACGCTCGGCATTATCGTGGGCGGCAGGCTCGGCTATGCGGCGTTTTACGACCCCTCGCTCTGGACCGGGTGGACGAGCGGGGAAACGGTGAGCTGGGACCTGCTGCGCCTGTGGGACGGGGGGATGAGCTTTCACGGCGGGGTGGCCGGCGTGCTGGCCGCGATCGCCTGGGTCAGCCACCGCGGACAGCTTCAGTTCCTGCGCGTGTGCGACTATATCGCGGTCAACGTGCCCTTCGGCATGATGTTCGGGCGGCTGGCGAATTTCGTGAACGGCGAATTGTGGGGCCGACCCGCCGACGTGCCGTGGGCGATGGTCTTTCCCCGCGCCGGGCCGCTCCCCCGCCATCCGAGCCAGCTTTACGAAGCGGGCCTCGAAGGGTTGCTGCTCATTCTCGTGATGCTCGCGCTGTTCTGGATGACGCGGGCGCGCTGGCGGCCAGGATTGCTCGTCGGGACGTTTACCGCCGGCATCGCCTTTGCCCGGTTCATCGTGGAATTCTTCCGCGAACCCGATGCGCAGCTTGCCGAATTCGCCGCCGAAACGGGGCTTTCCATGGGGCAATGGCTGACCCTGCCGCTGATCGCGATCGGGCTGTTCTTCGTGGTGCGGGCCTTGCGCAAGCCTGCCCTTGGACAGCAGCCCGACGCGCGCCGGGATGCCGCTACCGGGGCGGTTTGA
- a CDS encoding [protein-PII] uridylyltransferase: MARSPIPSQRRIIDRRRVVAKLDALIDDMDTLDRQPLIALLRGALSDGRAEIARRLETEPSAGHKAAAAQAFLVDQIVRIIHDHVITHVYSAANRSKGEHLAIMAVGGYGRGEMAPQSDVDIAFLTPMRNTPWCEQVIEAMLYYLWDLGLKVGHSSRSIDDMVRMAKQDLTIRTALLEGRFLWGEQALYDVAKQRFWNDVVTGSERQFVSEKLAEREARHKRMGDSRYVVEPNVKEGKGGLRDLHTLYWIGKYIHQVREPRELVDAGLLTPAEFRAFRRAENFFWAVRCHLHTITGREEDRLTFDLQREVAARMNFADRPGKSAVERFMHYYFLQAKRVGGLTGVFLAQMEEQFAKSQSARLMAKLTEKRRKVRGFVIAGGRITVPDDDFFAEDPVRLIEIFTLANKEGVEVHPDAMRMADRDSGLITGKIRRDKRANALFLDLLSSEDNPELALRWMNEAGVFGRIMPELGRVVAQMQFDMYHHYTVDEHTIRAIGKLAEIESGEVEEAHPVSTAIIPKLQHRRALYVATLLHDIAKGRGGDHSVLGAEIAKKVGPRLGLSAEETGLVSWLVRYHLLMSATAFKRDLSDPKTINDFVTEVQSLERLRQLLVLTVVDIGAVGPGVWNSWKGQLLGELFTAAEERLRLGFKSNGRMHKIEARKDAARELLAGDAGLVDTVGAAMHESYWIAESEEVIARNLRQMDAMGEDALSIECHYWEERGATMVTVVTPDHPGLFSRIAGGIHLVSGNIIDARIHTNRNGRAVDNFLVQDPMCRPFREESQIARLTQSIRDTLANKVKLVPQLAARPMSRPRADAFEVQPRVTFDNDASNRFTVVEVNARDRPALLNRLARAMFEAKLLINSAHVTHYGERAADTFYVTDLLGDKITAKARLDALEKRLLEAVEATEEAAG, from the coding sequence TTGGCCCGCAGCCCGATACCCAGCCAGCGCCGCATCATCGACCGCCGCCGCGTCGTGGCGAAACTCGACGCGCTGATCGACGACATGGACACGCTCGACCGGCAGCCGCTCATCGCGCTGCTGCGCGGAGCGCTGTCGGACGGGCGGGCCGAAATCGCGCGGCGGCTGGAGACGGAGCCATCCGCCGGGCACAAGGCCGCCGCGGCGCAGGCATTCCTCGTCGATCAGATCGTGCGCATCATCCACGATCACGTCATCACCCATGTCTATTCCGCCGCCAACCGCAGCAAGGGCGAGCATCTCGCCATCATGGCGGTGGGCGGATACGGGCGCGGCGAAATGGCGCCGCAATCGGACGTCGACATCGCGTTCCTCACCCCCATGCGCAACACCCCCTGGTGCGAGCAGGTGATCGAGGCGATGCTCTATTACCTGTGGGATCTGGGGCTGAAAGTCGGCCATTCGAGCCGGTCGATCGACGACATGGTCCGCATGGCGAAACAGGACCTCACCATCCGCACCGCCCTGCTCGAAGGGCGATTCCTGTGGGGGGAGCAGGCGCTTTACGATGTCGCGAAACAGCGGTTCTGGAACGACGTGGTGACAGGGTCGGAGCGTCAGTTCGTGTCGGAAAAACTGGCCGAGCGCGAGGCGCGGCACAAGCGCATGGGCGACAGCCGCTATGTCGTGGAACCCAATGTGAAGGAGGGCAAGGGCGGCCTGCGCGACCTGCACACGCTCTACTGGATCGGGAAATACATCCACCAGGTCCGCGAACCGCGCGAGCTGGTCGATGCGGGCCTGCTCACCCCGGCCGAATTCCGCGCCTTTCGCCGGGCCGAGAATTTCTTCTGGGCGGTGCGCTGCCATCTGCACACGATCACCGGGCGCGAGGAGGACAGGCTGACCTTCGACCTGCAGCGCGAGGTCGCCGCCCGCATGAATTTCGCCGACCGCCCGGGCAAGAGCGCGGTCGAACGCTTCATGCATTACTATTTCCTGCAGGCAAAGCGCGTCGGCGGGCTGACCGGCGTGTTCCTCGCGCAGATGGAGGAGCAGTTCGCGAAGAGCCAGTCGGCAAGGCTCATGGCGAAGCTGACCGAAAAGCGGCGCAAGGTTCGCGGCTTCGTCATCGCGGGCGGGCGCATCACCGTGCCGGACGACGATTTCTTTGCCGAAGACCCGGTGCGGCTGATCGAGATATTCACCCTCGCGAACAAGGAAGGGGTGGAGGTCCATCCCGACGCGATGCGCATGGCCGATCGCGATTCGGGCCTCATCACCGGCAAGATCCGCCGCGACAAGCGCGCCAATGCGCTGTTCCTCGATCTGTTGTCGAGCGAGGACAATCCCGAACTCGCGCTGCGCTGGATGAACGAGGCGGGTGTGTTCGGGCGCATCATGCCCGAATTAGGCCGCGTCGTCGCACAGATGCAGTTCGACATGTACCACCACTACACCGTCGACGAACACACGATCCGCGCCATCGGAAAGCTCGCCGAGATCGAGAGCGGGGAGGTGGAGGAGGCGCACCCCGTTTCGACCGCGATCATTCCCAAGCTTCAGCATCGCCGCGCGCTTTATGTCGCGACGCTCCTGCACGATATTGCCAAGGGGCGCGGCGGCGATCATTCGGTGCTGGGCGCGGAAATCGCGAAGAAGGTCGGCCCGCGCCTGGGGCTGAGTGCGGAGGAGACGGGGCTCGTGTCCTGGCTCGTGCGCTATCATTTGTTGATGAGCGCGACCGCGTTCAAGCGCGACCTGTCCGATCCGAAGACGATCAACGATTTCGTCACCGAGGTGCAATCGCTCGAACGGCTGCGGCAATTGCTCGTGCTGACCGTGGTGGACATCGGTGCGGTGGGACCGGGCGTCTGGAACAGCTGGAAAGGACAATTGCTCGGCGAATTGTTCACCGCGGCGGAGGAACGCCTGCGCCTCGGCTTCAAGTCAAACGGGCGCATGCACAAGATCGAGGCGCGCAAGGACGCCGCCCGCGAATTGCTCGCCGGGGATGCGGGGCTGGTCGACACGGTCGGCGCGGCGATGCACGAATCCTACTGGATCGCGGAAAGCGAGGAGGTGATTGCCCGCAATCTGCGCCAGATGGACGCGATGGGCGAGGATGCACTCTCCATCGAATGCCATTACTGGGAAGAGCGCGGCGCCACCATGGTCACGGTCGTCACGCCCGACCATCCGGGCCTGTTTTCGCGCATCGCCGGCGGCATCCACCTGGTAAGCGGGAACATCATCGACGCGCGCATCCACACCAATCGAAACGGGCGCGCGGTGGACAATTTCCTGGTGCAGGACCCGATGTGCCGCCCGTTTCGCGAGGAATCGCAGATCGCCCGGCTGACCCAGTCGATCCGCGACACGCTCGCCAACAAGGTGAAGCTGGTGCCGCAGCTCGCCGCGCGGCCCATGTCGCGCCCGCGCGCCGACGCGTTCGAGGTGCAGCCGCGCGTGACCTTCGACAATGACGCATCGAATCGCTTTACCGTGGTGGAGGTGAACGCCCGCGACCGCCCGGCCCTGCTCAACCGGCTCGCCCGCGCCATGTTCGAGGCGAAGCTGCTCATCAACTCGGCGCATGTCACCCATTACGGGGAGCGCGCGGCCGATACGTTCTACGTCACCGACCTGCTCGGCGACAAGATCACGGCGAAGGCGCGGCTGGACGCGCTCGAAAAACGGCTGCTGGAGGCGGTGGAGGCGACGGAGGAGGCCGCGGGCTAG
- the petA gene encoding ubiquinol-cytochrome c reductase iron-sulfur subunit — MADATVEHSEPVTAKVEGDGENGVRRRDFIEIAAVSFGGVGALAVLYPLISQMAPSADVLAESSTEVDLSAIEPGQAIKAVFRKQPLFVRNLLPAEIAAADAVDASSLRDPETLEDRTAEGHLNWLITMGVCTHLGCVPLGAGEGENKGEFGGYFCPCHGSHYDTAGRIRKGPAPLNLVVPEYQFTSDTTVVIG, encoded by the coding sequence ATGGCAGACGCGACCGTCGAACATTCCGAACCGGTGACCGCAAAGGTCGAAGGCGACGGAGAAAACGGCGTACGCCGCCGCGATTTCATCGAGATCGCCGCGGTCAGTTTCGGCGGGGTCGGCGCGCTTGCCGTTCTCTATCCGCTCATCAGCCAGATGGCGCCGTCGGCCGACGTGCTCGCCGAATCCTCGACCGAGGTCGATCTTTCCGCGATCGAACCCGGGCAGGCGATCAAGGCCGTGTTCCGCAAGCAGCCTTTGTTCGTGCGCAATCTCCTTCCGGCCGAAATCGCGGCGGCGGATGCGGTCGACGCGTCTTCGCTGCGCGATCCCGAAACGCTGGAGGACCGCACCGCGGAGGGGCATCTCAACTGGCTCATCACCATGGGCGTGTGCACCCATCTGGGCTGCGTGCCGCTCGGCGCGGGCGAGGGTGAGAACAAGGGCGAATTCGGCGGATATTTCTGCCCCTGCCACGGTTCGCACTACGACACCGCCGGCCGCATCCGCAAAGGCCCCGCCCCCCTGAACCTCGTCGTGCCGGAGTATCAGTTTACTTCCGACACCACGGTTGTCATCGGCTGA
- the rpoC gene encoding DNA-directed RNA polymerase subunit beta', with amino-acid sequence MNELTKFANPVAKTETFDQIQIGLASPERIRSWSFGEIKKPETINYRTFKPERDGLFCARIFGPVKDYECLCGKYKRMKYKGVVCEKCGVEVTVTKVRRERMGHIELAAPVAHIWFLKSLPSRIGLLLDMQLKQLERVLYFESYIVVEPGLTPLEKFQLLTEDELLDAQDEYGEDAFSADIGAAAVKTMLMELDLEQERADLMEELRTTKSELKPKKIIKRLKVVESFIDSGNRPEWMILEVVPVIPPELRPLVPLDGGRFATSDMNDLYRRVINRNNRLKRLIELRAPDIIVRNEKRMLQEAVDALFDNGRRGRVITGANKRPLKSLSDMLKGKQGRFRQNLLGKRVDYSGRSVIVTGPELKLHQCGLPKKMALELFKPFIYARLDAKGLSMTLKQAKKWVEKERKEVWDILDEVIREHPVLLNRAPTLHRLGIQAFEPVLIEGKAIQLHPLVCSAFNADFDGDQMAVHVPLSLEAQLEARVLMMSTNNILSPANGKPIIVPSQDMVLGLYYLSMDREGEPGEGMKFADMAEVHQALQVKAVTLHTKIEARVPQTDEKGKQYMKRVETTPGRMLIGECLPKKHTVPFEVVNRLLTKKEIGDVIDQVYRHTGQKDTVLFADAIMTLGFSNAFKAGISFGKDDMIIPETKEGMIEETKAQVAEYEQQYQDGLITWQEKYNKAIDAWSQCGDKVAAEMMDRIKATPKDENGREAQINSIYMMSHSGARGSPAQMKQLAGMRGLMAKPSGEIIETPIISNFKEGLTVLEYFNSTHGARKGLADTALKTANSGYLTRRLVDVSQDCVIVEEDCKTEKALEMRAIIQGGSTIASLGERILGRTLAEDLVNAKTNEVIVKKGTLIDEPMVVEIEAAEVQVAKIRSPLVCEAQMGVCGTCYGRDLARGTPVNIGEAVGVIAAQSIGEPGTQLTMRTFHIGGAAQLNETSHLEAVSAGTVHHRDMPSIVDKRGKRLSLARSGEIVVIDAEGREREMHRVPYGTTLMHEDGAKVEQGDRLAEWDPFTLPIITEQSGVVKFQDLVDGKTMAEQVDDATGIAQRVVTEYRAQGRSKKEDMRPRLTLLGEGSDETEAARYMLAPGTSLSVDDGQQVEAGDILARASREAAKTRDITGGLPRVAELFEARKPKDNSIIAKIAGRIEFVRDYKAKRKIAIVPEEGDPVEYLIPKTRVIDVQEGDFVKKGDNLISGSPDPHDILEVLGIEPLAEYLVNEIQEVYRLQGVKINDKHIEVIVRQMLQKVEITNGGDTTLLPGEQVDYEEMLEYNAKLTKNQAKAEGKPILLGITKASLQTRSFISAASFQETTRVLTQAAVEGKKDSLIGLKENVIVGRLIPAGTGAGMNRMRVAATSRDVALRAQYRKMQEALVAAETAAEEHEAELAQTEDAAIGDDPLATVEGETHGTDADAGDYLNVEEADHDGTVSEAELDKKEDDAE; translated from the coding sequence ATGAACGAACTGACAAAATTCGCCAATCCGGTCGCCAAGACCGAGACCTTCGACCAGATTCAGATCGGTCTGGCCTCGCCCGAACGCATCCGTTCGTGGTCCTTCGGCGAGATCAAGAAGCCGGAAACCATCAACTACCGCACGTTCAAGCCCGAACGCGACGGTCTGTTCTGTGCCCGCATCTTCGGTCCGGTGAAGGATTACGAGTGCCTGTGCGGCAAGTACAAGCGCATGAAGTACAAGGGCGTCGTCTGCGAGAAATGCGGCGTCGAGGTGACGGTGACCAAGGTCCGCCGCGAGCGTATGGGCCATATCGAACTGGCCGCGCCGGTTGCGCATATCTGGTTCCTGAAATCGCTGCCTTCGCGCATCGGCCTGCTGCTCGACATGCAACTGAAGCAGCTCGAGCGCGTGCTGTATTTCGAAAGCTATATCGTCGTCGAGCCCGGCCTGACGCCGCTGGAAAAGTTCCAGCTGCTGACCGAGGATGAACTCCTCGACGCGCAGGACGAATATGGCGAGGACGCGTTCAGCGCCGACATCGGTGCCGCCGCGGTCAAGACCATGCTCATGGAGCTCGACCTCGAACAGGAACGCGCCGATCTCATGGAAGAGCTGCGGACGACGAAGTCCGAGCTGAAGCCCAAGAAGATCATCAAGCGGCTGAAGGTCGTTGAAAGCTTCATCGATTCGGGCAACCGCCCCGAATGGATGATCCTCGAGGTCGTGCCCGTCATTCCGCCCGAACTGCGCCCGCTGGTGCCGCTCGACGGGGGCCGGTTCGCGACGTCGGACATGAACGATCTCTATCGCCGGGTCATCAACCGCAACAATCGCCTGAAGCGGCTCATCGAACTGCGTGCGCCGGACATCATCGTCCGCAACGAAAAGCGCATGTTGCAGGAAGCCGTCGACGCATTGTTCGACAATGGTCGCCGCGGCCGCGTCATCACGGGCGCGAACAAGCGTCCTTTGAAATCGCTGTCCGACATGCTCAAGGGCAAGCAGGGCCGCTTCCGCCAGAACCTGCTCGGCAAGCGCGTCGACTATTCGGGCCGTTCGGTCATCGTGACCGGGCCGGAGCTGAAGCTGCATCAGTGCGGCCTGCCCAAGAAGATGGCGCTCGAGCTGTTCAAGCCGTTCATCTACGCTCGCCTCGACGCCAAGGGTCTGTCCATGACGCTGAAGCAGGCGAAGAAATGGGTGGAAAAGGAGCGCAAGGAAGTCTGGGACATCCTCGACGAGGTGATCCGCGAGCATCCCGTGCTCCTGAACCGTGCGCCGACGCTTCACCGTCTCGGCATTCAGGCGTTCGAACCCGTGCTGATCGAAGGCAAGGCGATCCAGCTGCACCCGCTCGTATGCTCGGCCTTCAACGCCGACTTCGACGGTGACCAGATGGCCGTCCACGTCCCGCTGAGCCTCGAGGCGCAGTTGGAAGCGCGCGTGTTGATGATGTCGACGAACAACATCCTCAGCCCCGCGAACGGCAAGCCGATCATCGTGCCGTCGCAGGACATGGTGCTGGGCCTGTATTACCTGTCCATGGACCGCGAAGGCGAGCCGGGCGAGGGCATGAAGTTCGCCGACATGGCCGAGGTGCACCAGGCGCTTCAGGTGAAGGCGGTGACGCTGCATACCAAGATCGAGGCCCGCGTTCCGCAGACCGACGAGAAGGGCAAGCAGTACATGAAGCGGGTGGAAACCACGCCCGGCCGCATGCTCATCGGCGAGTGCCTCCCCAAGAAGCACACCGTCCCGTTCGAGGTCGTCAACCGCCTTCTCACCAAGAAGGAAATCGGCGACGTCATCGACCAGGTCTATCGCCACACCGGTCAGAAGGACACGGTGCTGTTCGCCGACGCCATCATGACGCTCGGTTTCTCCAACGCGTTCAAGGCCGGCATCTCGTTCGGCAAGGACGACATGATCATTCCCGAGACCAAGGAAGGCATGATCGAGGAGACCAAGGCCCAGGTCGCCGAATACGAGCAGCAGTACCAGGACGGCCTGATCACCTGGCAGGAAAAGTACAACAAGGCGATCGACGCCTGGTCGCAGTGCGGCGACAAGGTCGCGGCCGAGATGATGGACCGCATCAAGGCCACGCCCAAGGACGAAAACGGCCGCGAGGCGCAGATCAACTCGATCTACATGATGAGCCACTCCGGCGCGCGTGGTTCGCCGGCGCAGATGAAGCAGCTCGCCGGCATGCGCGGCCTCATGGCCAAGCCGTCGGGCGAGATCATCGAGACGCCGATCATCTCGAACTTCAAGGAAGGCCTGACCGTCCTCGAATACTTCAACTCCACCCACGGCGCCCGCAAGGGTCTCGCCGATACGGCGTTGAAGACGGCGAACTCCGGCTATCTCACGCGCCGTCTCGTCGACGTGTCGCAGGATTGCGTCATCGTCGAGGAAGACTGCAAGACCGAGAAGGCGCTCGAAATGCGCGCGATCATTCAGGGCGGTTCGACGATCGCCTCGCTGGGTGAGCGTATCCTGGGCCGCACGCTGGCCGAGGATCTCGTCAATGCGAAGACGAACGAGGTCATCGTCAAGAAGGGCACGTTGATCGACGAACCGATGGTGGTCGAGATCGAGGCCGCCGAAGTGCAGGTCGCCAAGATCCGCTCGCCGCTCGTCTGCGAGGCGCAGATGGGCGTGTGCGGCACGTGCTATGGCCGTGACCTTGCGCGCGGTACGCCGGTCAACATCGGCGAGGCTGTCGGCGTCATCGCCGCGCAGTCCATCGGCGAGCCGGGCACGCAGCTCACCATGCGTACGTTCCACATCGGCGGCGCGGCGCAGCTTAATGAAACCAGCCATCTCGAGGCGGTTTCGGCGGGCACGGTGCATCACCGCGACATGCCGTCCATCGTGGACAAGCGCGGCAAGCGCCTGTCGCTTGCCCGCAGCGGCGAAATCGTCGTCATCGATGCCGAAGGGCGCGAGCGCGAAATGCACCGCGTACCTTATGGTACCACGCTGATGCACGAGGACGGCGCCAAGGTGGAGCAGGGCGATCGCCTTGCCGAATGGGATCCGTTCACGCTTCCCATCATCACCGAGCAGTCGGGTGTGGTGAAGTTCCAGGATCTCGTTGACGGCAAGACCATGGCCGAGCAGGTCGACGACGCGACGGGCATCGCCCAGCGCGTGGTCACCGAATATCGCGCCCAGGGCCGGTCGAAGAAGGAGGACATGCGTCCGCGCCTGACGCTGCTCGGCGAAGGGTCGGACGAGACGGAGGCCGCGCGCTACATGCTGGCGCCGGGCACCTCGCTCTCGGTCGATGACGGTCAGCAGGTCGAGGCAGGCGACATCCTCGCCCGCGCCAGCCGCGAAGCCGCCAAGACCCGCGACATCACCGGCGGTCTGCCGCGCGTTGCCGAACTGTTCGAGGCCCGCAAGCCGAAGGACAATTCGATCATCGCGAAAATCGCGGGCCGGATCGAATTCGTCCGCGATTACAAGGCGAAGCGCAAGATCGCCATCGTTCCGGAGGAGGGCGATCCGGTCGAGTACCTGATCCCCAAGACCCGCGTGATCGATGTGCAGGAAGGCGATTTCGTCAAGAAGGGCGACAATCTGATTTCCGGTTCGCCCGACCCGCATGACATTCTGGAGGTTCTCGGCATCGAGCCGCTGGCCGAATATCTCGTCAACGAGATTCAGGAAGTCTATCGCTTGCAGGGCGTGAAGATCAACGACAAGCACATCGAGGTGATCGTTCGCCAGATGCTTCAGAAGGTCGAGATCACCAATGGCGGCGACACCACGCTGCTTCCGGGCGAGCAGGTCGATTACGAGGAAATGCTGGAGTACAACGCCAAGCTGACCAAGAATCAGGCCAAGGCCGAGGGCAAGCCGATCCTTCTCGGCATCACCAAGGCCTCGTTGCAGACGCGTTCGTTCATCTCGGCTGCTTCGTTCCAGGAAACCACCCGCGTGCTGACGCAGGCGGCGGTCGAGGGGAAGAAGGACTCGCTGATCGGGCTGAAGGAAAACGTGATCGTGGGCCGTCTCATCCCCGCCGGCACCGGCGCGGGCATGAACCGGATGCGCGTTGCGGCCACCAGCCGCGATGTCGCCCTGCGCGCCCAGTATCGCAAGATGCAGGAAGCGCTGGTCGCAGCGGAAACCGCCGCCGAGGAACACGAGGCCGAGCTGGCCCAGACCGAGGATGCGGCGATCGGCGACGATCCGCTCGCCACGGTCGAGGGTGAAACCCACGGCACCGATGCGGATGCGGGCGACTACCTCAATGTCGAGGAAGCCGACCACGACGGCACGGTCTCCGAGGCCGAGCTGGACAAGAAGGAAGACGACGCGGAATAA
- the gltX gene encoding glutamate--tRNA ligase produces MTTITRFAPSPTGRLHVGNIRTALHNFLLAKKDGGRFLLRIDDTDAQRSEERHVDAIRADLAWLGLAADGEARQSQRLDIYEAAFERLRAEGRIYAAYETAQELELKRKILLGRGLPPIYDRAALELTQRDHADFAAKGIAPHWRFRLDHDAPIAWDDAIRGAQHFDPAALSDPVIRRADGSWLYMLPSAVDDVEMGITDVLRGEDHVSNTAVQVQMFAALGAAPPRFAHEALLTGAEGKLSKRLGSTGVDEMREEGVEPEALLSVLARIGTSQPVTAMRSLDAMATGFDLATFGRAPARFDEAEMMRINAQLLHETDYAAIAHRLPTGMDEAAWAAIRPNLETLNDAGDWWQVVTGPIPAPDLDAEDRAFIAAAVQDAQGIEWDEGAWKTLTGRLKAATGRKGKALFLPLRLALTGRGHGPDMAALLPLIGRERALERLRAAG; encoded by the coding sequence ATGACCACGATCACCCGTTTCGCCCCCTCGCCGACCGGCCGGCTGCATGTGGGCAATATTCGCACCGCCCTGCACAATTTCCTGCTGGCCAAGAAGGATGGCGGGCGTTTCCTGCTGCGTATCGACGACACCGATGCGCAGCGTTCGGAGGAACGCCACGTCGATGCCATCCGTGCCGATCTTGCATGGCTCGGTCTCGCCGCCGATGGCGAGGCGCGGCAGTCGCAGCGGCTGGACATATACGAGGCGGCGTTCGAACGGCTCCGCGCGGAGGGGCGGATTTACGCCGCCTACGAAACGGCGCAGGAGCTGGAGCTTAAGCGCAAGATCCTGCTCGGCCGCGGGCTTCCGCCGATCTACGACCGCGCCGCGCTCGAACTCACGCAACGGGACCATGCCGATTTTGCGGCGAAGGGCATTGCCCCGCACTGGCGTTTCCGGCTCGATCACGACGCGCCGATCGCGTGGGACGACGCGATTCGCGGGGCGCAGCATTTCGACCCCGCCGCCCTGTCCGACCCGGTGATTCGCCGTGCCGACGGATCCTGGCTCTATATGTTGCCGAGCGCGGTGGACGATGTCGAAATGGGCATTACCGACGTGCTGCGCGGGGAGGATCACGTGTCGAACACCGCGGTGCAGGTGCAGATGTTTGCCGCGCTGGGCGCCGCGCCGCCGCGTTTCGCGCATGAGGCGCTGCTCACCGGGGCGGAGGGCAAGCTGTCGAAACGTCTGGGTTCGACCGGGGTGGACGAAATGCGCGAGGAGGGCGTGGAACCCGAAGCGTTGCTGTCCGTGCTGGCACGCATCGGCACGTCGCAGCCTGTTACCGCGATGCGTTCGCTCGACGCGATGGCGACAGGCTTCGACCTTGCCACGTTCGGGCGCGCCCCTGCCCGTTTCGACGAGGCGGAAATGATGCGCATCAATGCGCAGCTCCTGCACGAAACGGACTATGCCGCCATCGCCCATCGCCTGCCCACAGGAATGGACGAGGCCGCATGGGCCGCGATCCGCCCGAATCTTGAAACGCTGAACGATGCAGGGGACTGGTGGCAGGTCGTGACGGGGCCAATTCCCGCACCCGATCTCGACGCCGAGGATCGCGCCTTTATCGCCGCAGCGGTGCAGGATGCGCAGGGAATCGAATGGGACGAGGGTGCGTGGAAGACGCTCACCGGCAGGCTGAAGGCCGCGACCGGGCGCAAGGGCAAGGCGCTGTTCCTGCCGCTGCGCCTCGCGCTCACCGGGCGGGGGCACGGGCCGGACATGGCCGCGCTGCTGCCGCTGATCGGGCGGGAGCGGGCGCTGGAACGGTTGCGCGCGGCGGGTTGA
- a CDS encoding class I SAM-dependent methyltransferase: MNGDTNGGDLTAGLRRLIRAHGPIPVAQYMAEANAHYYAHRDPLGTAGDFITAPEISQMFGEMIGGWIADLTIRAEARDFAYVELGPGRGTLARDALRVIRAAGLSPTVHLVEASPVLREKQAELVPDAQFHEDVAALPTDRPVIVVANEFFDALPVRQLVRTGRGWRERMVGLDGDAFVTLAGDRPMDAAVPPRHDDAEEGTLIETNPAAAAILGDLAKTIAEAGGAMLTIDYGHLAPRTGSTLQAVRAHEKVDVLDAPGTADITAHVDFPALIETAERAGCVLHGTASQGVFLMALGMGQRAQALAEANPHARDSLLAALERLTAPDAMGDLFKVMAFGASGWPEGAGVRRATPA, encoded by the coding sequence ATGAACGGCGATACGAATGGCGGCGACCTCACGGCGGGGCTCAGGCGCTTGATCCGTGCGCACGGGCCGATTCCCGTGGCGCAATATATGGCGGAGGCGAACGCGCATTATTACGCGCATCGCGATCCGCTCGGCACCGCAGGGGATTTCATCACCGCGCCGGAAATCAGCCAGATGTTCGGCGAGATGATCGGCGGCTGGATCGCCGACCTCACCATCCGGGCCGAAGCGCGGGATTTCGCCTATGTCGAGCTGGGACCGGGGCGCGGCACGCTGGCGCGCGATGCGTTGCGCGTGATCCGGGCGGCGGGGCTTTCGCCGACGGTCCACCTTGTCGAGGCTTCGCCGGTCCTGCGCGAAAAGCAGGCCGAGCTTGTGCCCGATGCGCAGTTTCACGAGGATGTCGCCGCGCTGCCGACGGACCGGCCCGTGATCGTCGTGGCCAATGAATTTTTCGACGCGCTCCCCGTGCGGCAACTGGTGCGCACGGGGCGGGGGTGGCGCGAACGCATGGTGGGGCTGGACGGCGATGCGTTCGTCACGCTGGCAGGCGACAGGCCGATGGATGCCGCCGTGCCGCCGCGACATGACGATGCGGAAGAAGGCACGCTGATCGAGACGAATCCGGCGGCGGCGGCGATTCTCGGCGATCTTGCGAAGACGATTGCCGAGGCGGGCGGCGCGATGCTGACCATCGATTACGGCCATCTCGCACCGCGGACCGGCTCCACGCTTCAGGCCGTGCGCGCGCATGAAAAGGTCGATGTGCTCGATGCGCCGGGGACCGCGGACATCACCGCGCATGTCGATTTTCCCGCGCTTATCGAAACGGCGGAGCGGGCGGGATGCGTCCTCCACGGCACGGCGAGCCAGGGCGTGTTCCTGATGGCGCTCGGCATGGGGCAGCGCGCACAGGCGCTGGCCGAGGCGAATCCGCACGCGCGCGACAGCCTCTTGGCCGCGTTGGAGCGGTTGACGGCGCCCGATGCGATGGGCGATCTTTTCAAGGTGATGGCCTTTGGCGCGTCCGGATGGCCCGAAGGGGCGGGGGTGCGGCGGGCCACACCGGCATGA